A window of Macaca mulatta isolate MMU2019108-1 chromosome 7, T2T-MMU8v2.0, whole genome shotgun sequence genomic DNA:
AAGTTGTACTTagaaaaagaattggaaaaaGTATGCCTACTCTATCTCCCTGGAAGTGAATTCTATTGTATTAATTTTATGCTTACCTTTTGTTTAGGGCAAATGATACTGGCTGAAAAACTCCAGTgactctgtgattttttttttcctattcccaCATTAAGACAACTATTGTTATAGTATGAGGAATACATTAAGTTATTCTAAGAGCTCTATAAAGCAATTCAAGCATAGGTCAAAAGGCAAAgtcaggctgggagtggtggctcacacctgtaatcctcctgtaatcctagcaatttgggaggccaaggtgggtggattgcttgagctcaggagttccagaccaggctaggcaacatggtgaaaccccgtctctgcaaaaaccacaaagattagccagatgtggcagcTCActtctgtagtccaagctacttgggcggctgaggtgggaggatctcttgagcctttgagcctgggaggcagaggctgcagtgagccgattgtgccactgcactacagccgggttgacagagccagacactatctcaaaaacaaacaaacaaacaaacaatccagGACTTCAGTGCTCTTTATAAACTGAATTAGATTTATCAATAGCCCACCCTACCCCTTTAATTCTAATGGTGGTCATATACATATAATTCTCTTGAAGCATTAACATCTATGACTTTGattcatttactttaaaattttgttttgcttgcaCATTACTTTTTCTTGACATGTTTTGTAAAACGATTGCCTTTGGTTATATGTAACAGAAGCCAATTAGAGCTTGCTTTAGCGAAAAGAAAAGTAATGTGGCTGGCTCGGTGGcccatgcccgtaatcccagtactttgggaggcagaggtggatggatcacttgagggcaggaattcgagaccatcttggccaacatgacaaaaacccatctctactaaaaacacaaaaattagccgggcgtgttggcacgcatctgtagtcccagctactcgggaggctgaggcatgagaatcgcttgaaccacgagaatcgcttgaaccacgggaggtggaggttgcagtggagccGAGATCGCTGCACTGCACTCCAAttgggccacaaagtgagactgtctcaaaaaacaaaacaaaacaaaacaaaaaaccccccaaaactgGGGTGTTTCATGAAACTCAGTGATTGGTATGCAGACAGACCCTAGTAAGGGCTTGGAGCGTCAGGAATAGTCTCTGCTTCATCTCTGCTTTCTCCACAcatctgcttctttctttctccctgaaAACTAACCTCTGTCTGCCTCCCAGTACTCAAAACAGGAATATGGCTGTGACACAGTCTCTAGTTAGTAAGATGCATCCATTAGGAAAAAAAGGACTGGTACAGTATTTCTTCAGATCTGATTCTAAATTCTTAGGAATAAAAAtccaggctgggtatggtggctcacacctgtaatcccagcactttgggaggccaacacaagTGGATcattggaggccaggagttcgagaccatcctggccaacatggtgaaaccccatctctactaaaattacaaaaattagccaggtgtggtggcatgtgcctgtaatcccagctacttgggaggttgaggcatgagaatcgctcgaacccaggaggtggaggctgcagtgagccgagattgtgccattgcactccagcctgggcaacacagtaagacccagtcttaaaaaaaaaaaaatccaattagcCAATTAGGATAATGAGTCTACCTGTGGTCCAGTTGGTATGGCCAGAGATGTACATGCTGAGGAATCCCACAGAAAATCCACGACTGCTAGGAGTCTACTCTTGTATTCCTGTGGATGGGGGTGGCAGTTTCTAAAGACATCCTAAGAGTGTTAAACACATTGAATAACTCGCTCTACTCCTAGAATCTTTGATACACTGTTGAAGATTTATCCACATCAAAATTGTTACGATGTTCCAGGTCAACCTTCTAACATAACTATGTAAGTACATTGAATTCATGATTTGTTTTTCCTGTAAtgctaaaaatacataataagcAGCAGAAAGACCCATTTTTACATTTGGAAATGAAACTGCTTCAAAGGCTCTAGAACTTTCCTTTTCTGGCATTAATTCAGTTAATTTGGAACGTCGGCACACAGTGTAGCTGACCTTCATCCCATAGTGTGACAGCAGAGGAACTCTTGCTCTAATTCACCAGAGAGGGGCATAGCCCCCAATGACCCACGTTTAAGAAACTGTAATGTTACCTCTGAAGCcagtcttgttttttttcttttcgagatggagtctcactctgtcacctaggctggactgGGGTGCAAcagcgtgatttcagctcactgcaaactccgcctcctgggttcaagcgattctcctgcctcagcctcctgtgtagctgggattacaggcatgcaccaccacacccagctaatttttgtatttttaggagagatggggtttcaacatgttggccaggctggaactcctgacctcagatgatccacctgccgcagcctcccaaagtgctgggattacaagtgggagccaccacacctggcctgaagcCAGTCTTTAACTCAGCAGGTTATACTATTTGACTATTATTTGTGGACATATAATcgattttatttttgagacagagtctgtttcTAACTCTACTGGAAGATAAATCTTTCTTACTTGAAACTCATAAATTGTGTCCGGCTTAGTCCTTGTAAAACTGTTGTAACATTTACCTAGGATTTTACAACCATTTCCACACTCATAAATCTTGGTCATTGTGCTCAAAACTGTATCTTAAAGTAGGAGCTACTACAGACAATTAAATGCTGATGGTTCAAAGGTTCTGAATAGCATAGAAGCTGCTCCATTGTTTGTTCTTGGTATATATACTATGTgtgtttataaagtaaaatttaaaaagaggataTGGAGCAGGAAATTTCACATGAACCTACCTGTTTATAATTTTCTAAGGAATTTTACCTTTCCAACCTAAATCTGGGTTTTGGATTAAGATACCGTTTACAACACTGCCAAGCTCTAagctctacttttctttttttttttttttgagacggagtcttgctctgtcccccaggctggagcgcagtggccggatctcagctcactgcaagctccgcctcccgggttcaggccattctcctgcctcagcctcccgagtagctgggactacaggcgcccgcggcctcacccggctagttttttgtattttttagtagagacggggtttcaccgttttagccaggatggtctcgatctcctgacctcgtgatccacccgtctcggcctcccaaagtgctaggattacaggcttgagccaccacgcccggcctagctCTACTTTTCAATACaactctcttcttttccttccttccttttcttcctttcttcttgtttctttctcttccccattcattttttattaattcatttattctctctctttgaAATAGCACTATGTAGCAtctaaagttattattattattgttattatttttcagacggagttgcgctcttgttgcccagggtggagtgcagtggcacgatcttggctcaatgcaacttccgcctcctgggctccattgattctcctgcctcagcctcccgagtagctgggattacaggcatgtgccaccgcacccaactaattttgtatttttagtagagatggggttcctctatgttggtcaggatggtctcgaactcccaatctcaggtgatccacctaccttggcctcccaaagtgctgggatgagaggagtgagccaccacacccggcctgttattattttttgagatggagtcttgctctgctgtccaggctggagtgcagtggcatgatcatggctcactgcaacctccacctcctgggttcaagcgattctcttgcctcaacttcccgagcagctgagattataggtgcctgccactatgcccagctaatttttgtatttttagtagagacagggttttaccatgttggccagcctggtctcgatctcctgggcctcaagtgatctgccaggcttggcctccccaagtgctaggattacaggcatgagccaccgagacTGGcctaaagttattttatttatttagtttctaaTATACAAACAGTTGTAAATTTGCTGGCTTACCAACTTTTTCTTCAGATTTGGaagattctttcctttgggtTCTGTAACATGGAAAGTTCTTCTACCTTGCTTTTGCCATCAAGCTAGCTATCTGAAGGATTCCCTTGAGAGGCAGAACCTCTAAACAGCAAGTTAGGAAGTAAGGCAGATACAGTGCAAAATACTGTGCTAGAAGCAAAAAGTAATGTAGACAGCTAATATTGCGTGATGGCTTAGATTAGTTAATGTGTTTAGTACCATTGTGATCCATTCACCAATTAGTCAGTGTTTTGCTTATATGCCATTTCCTTCATGTATCTATAGgggaaaacaagcaaaaacagaaaccaatgacaaaacctATAGATTAGAACATTTTAAGCTGGAATCATTATGAAGAGAGGATAAGGATTTTAGCCCTCAGATCTTTGGTGTCCCTTAAGTTTCTTCCTGAATATCATAACATTTATACCAAGACATCGCTATACGGTATGTTATTGTATAATAAAATCACaactggctgagcacagtggctcacacttgtaatcccagcattcagGAAGGTAAAGATGGAAGGATTGAATGAGGctagcagttcgagaccagcctgggtgacaaagggagactctgtcgccacacacacacacaaaattaaccgggcataatgcctcatacctgtagtcccagctacttgggaggctgaggtgggaggatcccttgggccctggaggttgaggctgcagtgagccgtgattgtgccactgcgctccaggccCAACCACTGTTACTGTAAACACTACATGCACTTTTACTAATTACAAGGTTTGGAGTAGTCAGTCAATTAAGAAGTCTGAATGACTTAGCctctctgtttttatgttttatttttattttttttttgagacggagtctcgctctgttgcccaggctggggtgcagtggcgcgatcgtggctcactgcaagctccaccatccgggttcatgccattctcctgcctcagcctccaaagtagctgggactacaggcgcccgccacctcgcccggctagttttttgtattttttagttgagacggagtttcaccatgttagccagaatggtctcaatctcctgacctcgtgatctgcctgcctcagcctccgaaagtgttgggattacaggtgtgagccaccacgcctggctctgtttttatttatttatttatatttttgtatttatttttgagacctaattaaaaaaatttttttggtagagattgggtctcgctatgttgcccaggctgaccttgaactatTGGCCTCAagggatactcctgcctcagtctcctgcatagctgggattacagacatgaatcACTATTCCTGGCAGGATTAGCAATTTTTCTAAAGATACACTttcttataactttttatttacaCTTTATAGCTACTGCTAATAGATTTCCCAGGATTTATTCCTTCTTTAAAATACTGTTCAATTCTGGGTCACTCTGCCTAAGGGTTTGAAATGATAAATGGGATAAAGTCATCATCAAACAAGGACATGGTCAGACCACCTTTGTCATGTGGTCAGAGTCATCCTTGCTCCTTGATGGGATAAAAAGAAATACACGACAGGGTCTTATGGAATGAGTGATTTTTAAGAGCTATAAGAATTCAGAAATTAGGGTAAACAGTGTGTGGTACTATTGTTACAGAATAcattaatttcaatttaaaagcagagggctgggcacggtggctcatgcctgtgatcccagcactttgggaggccaaggtgggtggatcatgaggtcaggagttcgagaccagcacggccagtatggtgaaaccccgtctctactaaaaatacaaaaattagctgggcatggtggcacatgcctgtagtcccagcagctcagaggctgaggcaggagaatcacttgaacccaggagacggaggttgcggtgggtCAAGATTACGCcactcaactccagcctgggcgatcaagcaagactccatctgaaagaaaaacaacaacaacaaaaaaacaaggtcTAAGCCATTTTTTACAAGTAAGCATATTTCTTATGAGATAGagtattggctgggtgcagtggctcaggcctgtaattccagcactttcggaggctgaagcaggattgcttgagtctagcagtttgagaccagcctgggttatAGTGAGgtcctgtgtctacaaaaaaaaaaaatgataaataaatgaataaaaattatggcattttatttatactattttaGTCAGGAATATCATAAACATATGTGCTTGTTGAAGagattaaaaattatgaaatggcATTCTCTAGGGAAGGCTGGTTTGCATGTAAATTCCAGAAATCTCTTCATTTACAGGCTTTGAGTCAAAAAGTAGAGGTTTTTCTATACTTAGCTGTTGGAGCATTCatctgtttaaaatttaaaacataacccaggccaggcctggtggctcacacttctaatctcagtgctgtgggaggccgaggcctgtggatcacttgaggcttgaggttaagagtttgagaccagcctggccaatatggtgaaaccccgtctccattaaaaatacaaaaattggccgggcgtggtggcgtatgtctgtagtcccagctacttgggaggctgaggcaggagagttgcttgaaccaggaggtggaggttgcagtgagctgagatcgagactgagccactgcactccaacctgggcaatacatcgactccgtctcaaaaacaaaacaaaaacaaaaaaacaaaaacccaaaacacaaaaacataacCCAGATGcctggataaaaataaaaattaaaaaagggctgggtgcggtggctcatgcctgtaatcctagcactttgggaggccgaggtgggcagatcacttaagagtcaggagtttgagagtggcctggccaaagtggcaacacctgtttctacaaaaattagagaaatcagtcaggtgtggtggtgcacgcctttagtcccagatactcgggaggctgaggtgggagaatctcttgagcctaggaggctgaagctgcagtgggctgacattgcaccactgcactgcagccttggtgacagagcgagaccctgtcccaaaaataaaaagagaggtgGGGTTGGGGATGACACTTGAACCCCAATCTTTAGACTCATAAGCTTTTCAGTTTTATGACAGTGCTTCATCTTAAGGTACATGGAAAGTAAATAATTGttagaatattaatatttaataagttTATTTCCGGATGAAATGACGTTTATAAGGTTATCATATACCCTATCTACCATTAtctaattttcttaatttgtgaaataaaaatagtatgttACCATATGCTGTTTATAGCATCTTCCTTTTTAAACAAAGATacccatttcctgtttttctcctcttGATATTTGAAGGTTTCACGTTACTTTACTCTAAGTCTAATTTTATCATTAACCATTTGATATAAAAATGTGTCctgggcagggcgcagtggctcacgcctgtaattccagcactttcggaggccgaggtgggtggatcacctgaggtcaggacttcgacaccaggctggccaacacagtgaaatcctgtctctgctacaaatacaaaaattagccgggcctggtggtgggcgcccgtaattccagctgctcCGGAAGCTAacgcaggagaactgcttgaacccgggatgagaaggctgcagtgagccgagattgtgccactggactgcaacagaaacaaaacaaaaaccaaaaaaccaaaaatgtgcCCTAAAGTCTTCCACATTGTATTATTTAAGCCTCACTGGGGGAGTTAGCAAGGTCAGTTTACACATGAGATAAACTTAGTAAGGTTAAGTGCCAGATCCAGGCCATACAAGCGGTCGTTCTATATTCTAAATCCTATATTTTACCGCCTAGGCTTCTTAAAGAAtgggaggccaggcgcggtggctcacgcctgtaatcccaacactttgggaggcagagacgagcggatcaagaggtcaggagatcgggaccatcctggctaacacggtgaaaccccgtctctactaaaactacaaaaaattagccaggcgtggtggcgggcgcctgtacccccagctactccggaagctgagggctacccaggaggctgaggcagaatggcctgaacccgggaggcggagcttgcagtgagccgagatcgcgccactgcactccagactgggcgacaaagcgagactgtctcaaaaaaaaaaaaaaaaagaatgggtagGTGGGTGAGAAGCTACTACTAACCATATAAAATAAAGTGATATTTAAAGATGAACAGATGTCGCATTCTAAAAAGGTGAAAACGCGGCAAGGCACAGGAACTCTTGATAAATACTGCAGTTTTTAAGAAACATGGGCTGGTCTTGACGAGACCTATAGGCAGACAGGGCTCAAACATTCAAAAGAGCTACAGAGTAAACTCAACTCCCCGAAAGCGCTGCACTGACTGGCAGATTCCACACGAGACACTGGCCTCCCACGTGTCTTtcagaaaacacacaaaattcaAGGGATAAAGAAAGCCAAGGggatgagaaaaaggaaaaaaaaaaaaaaaccgaacaGAGCTTCTCTGGGAAGTTGAGGGTGCGCGGAGGGTGCGCGAAGGCTGGGGCGGGCGGAGGGAACTCGCACAGCATCTGGCGGGCACCGAGGTCTGGGAACAGGCCTGGAGGCAGCTCTGTTCGTGGAGAGAGTGGGCTGCCCGTGGGCCCCACCCTGTGGAGCCCCCCCAGTAGATCTGTCCCTTGGTTCGTGTGGGCAGGGGAGGGCAGAGCGCAGAAGAGAAAAACAGGGAACGAGACGCTAGAAGAGCCACAGGTGGGCGCCGGTCAGAGTCCGAGGTTGCAGGTCTCTGGGCCAACCGCACCTGCGGGCCCTCCGAGACGCCGTAGCCCCGCCCCTCCGGCGCGTGGCGCCCATGACGCTAGGCGCGCGGGCCGCTCTCCTTACAGAGGTCGCTCTTGTCCGAACGGTCGGCCTCTGCTGCGCCTGCGTGGTTGGGAGGGGAAGTGAGGCGGTTTCCTCGGCGCCTTTTccggcagcggcggcggcagaACTGGGAGGAGGAGTTGGAGGCCGGAGGGAGCCCGCGCTCGGGGCGGCGGCTGGAGGTAACCCCCTGCACCGAGCTGGAAAGGCGGGCCACCTCTGTCTTCACTCCTCTCTGGATCTCTGGCGGtaactcccctctccctctctgtttctctgcagGCAGCGTACCGAGTTCCCGCGAGGATCCATGACCTGACGGGGCCCCGGAGTCGTGCTGCCTCTCGGGTGTCCTGGGTCGGTGGTGAGCCCAGTGTTTGCAGGCCGGCTGGCGGGCCGGAGGGCCGCATTCTCCCTCGGGGTGAGAGGAAGGCGGAGGAGCGGGAACCGCGGCGGCGCTCGCGCGGCGCCTGCGGGGGGAAGGGCAGTTCCGGGCCGGGCCGCGCCTCAGCAGGGCGGCGGCTCCCGGCGCAGACTCAGGGCCCGGGTGGCAGCGGCGAGTGGAGGAATCAAGTTGTGCGGTCGGTGATGCCCGAGTGAGCGGCAGTCCTGGGCCTCTGCCCTTAGGAGGCACCTCCCACGCAGGCCGCAAAGGCGCCTTCGCGGCCGGGAGGCTTCGTTTCGGTTTCGCGGCGGCGGCGGCGTTGTTGGCTGACGGGACCCGGGACACCTGAATGCCCCCGGCCCCGGCTCCTCCGACGCGATGGGGAAGGTGCTATCCAAAATCTTCGGGAACAAGGAAATGCGGATCCTCATGTTGGGCCTGGACGCGGCCGGCAAGACAACAATCCTGTACAAGTTGAAGCTGGGCCAGTCGGTGACCACCATTCCCACTGTGGGTTTCAACGTGGAGACGGTGACTTACAAAAATGTCAAGTTCAACGTATGGGATGTGGGCGGCCAGGACAAGATCCGGCCGCTCTGGCGGCATTACTACACTGGGACCCAAGGTCTGATCTTCGTAGTGGACTGCGCCGACCGCGACCGCATCGATGAGGCTCGCCAGGAGCTGCACCGCATTATCAATGACCGGGAGATGAGGGACGCCATAATCCTCATCTTCGCCAACAAGCAGGACCTGCCTGATGCCATGAAACCCCACGAGATCCAGGAGAAACTGGGCCTGACCCGGATTCGGGACAGGAACTGGTATGTGCAGCCCTCCTGTGCCACCTCAGGGGACGGACTCTATGAGGGGCTCACATGGTTAACCTCTAACTACAAATCTTAATGAGCATTCTCCACCCATCCCCTGGAAGGAGAGAAATCAAAAACCCATTCATAGGATTATCGCCACCATCACCTCTTTCAATTGccactttctcttcttttgaaTTTGAACTCTGGAGTTACTGTTCTACAGTTTGGGGGGAGGGGGCTTGGgggttttctcttttgtttgtttctcttcttccctttttttttttttttggctttgcaTTAGGATGCTCTGATCTGACATTTGACATGAACACAAAGTTGCTAGATGCTCTTATTGACTTCCAGCAGATGGGATGGGGGAAATACAGCAGTTCCTGGTAAAGTCCTTTGTAAtaatagtttgatttttttatttcgagagaatctttcattttcctatgtatgcttttttccttttttgcccaGTTTCCTTATCACTTGCTGTAGATGGCTTATTTTGCATTCATGCAGACTATGTTGCAAGTCTGTTTCATCTAGTAAACTGAAAATTATTGCTTAATCAAACTGCCGTTTGTCTTTTATACTTAAGGCCTTTCCCCCCTTCCTTATGAGTTCTAACTTAGTAATTTCAAATGTGACCTTTTATATCTAAGACCAGTATAGTAAACTTAGCCCACAGTGGCGAGTAATGAGTAATATCATTGTAATATGTTCCAGTTGCACCTCAGTATGTTAAACAGGTAATGTAAGAGGTTCTCTGAAATGTCAGCAAATAAGTTCTGAAACATACATCATGCATGAGTAGGAATAAAACCCAAGTTCCCCACAAGGTAGCTAACTTAACGCTGCATAAGAATATGAAAGTGTAACCCATGaaggacactttttttttccactgcaAAGTTAGTCACTTTGctgttttccctcttttttaaactttaaaaatagactCCAGGAATTGGAGCAATAATGGTGTATACCACACACAGATTAAACATTTGTAGATATTTTAAGTGACTTTTGGGCAAAACTGGAATGTATACTTTGACCTTGTTTCAAACGCCTGAGACCAGTaacttaaaaattactaaaaggtTTACTTTGTTCATTAATAAAGCATTTAGCAATTCAAATTATATGCACCTTTTACCTAgttgaaaaaaatacacattcctGTTTTCACATTATAGCAACTGATAAAGCTGAAGCTATAAGTCATTTTTATAGATGAGTGATCCACATCTCCATCAATTAGAACACTGGAAAAGATGTTTTATAAAAaaggtatttaattttgtttgtagGATTAACTCATGCAAATAATGAAGATATCCTGTTGGTTCAATAGTACACTGTCTCCTTTAAGGAAGGAAGCgtgatgaatgaatgatgtgTAGACTTGAGGGATGACTATTAAAGGGGACGTAGGATGAAGAGAAAGAACCTACAGATGACAATGAatgtaaacttatttttcttcatatgtaaGCAGTGTGCTCGCTGGTGATATCCAGATCCTAACAAGATTACTTGGTTAGCTGGTTAGGACCAGTAACTGGATTGCGACCACTATGATAATATTTTGAACCAAATGTTAATGCTTGATGCAGAATTGTAAAGCAGCATCTGGTTCCTATATAACCTTAAGGATTAATTTTAGTGATCCTCAAGGAATTAAATAGGGAATTTCAGAAATGTAGACTGCAAATGCAGTATACAGGAAAAGGTGGAGTGGGTTTTGTTTATGAGGGTGTCTGAAAACTAAAATTGAGCGGGATATCATGGTATAGTTGGACAGTATTGGTCCTTCACGCTTTGGCCATATTGTGTAATGGAGCTTTTACCAAAGATGTATGAGAAGTGTAAGACtataaaaaaaatgaactattcAAAGTAAAACTCTTGACAGACGTTTTACTTAAAGCAGATGCAAAAGGGTATTCTCATGTAGGCTCCTGTTGGTGCAGAGGGATTTTTGATTTCAAGATGCAACTAAAGTATGAAGTTCTCAGTTTCACTTTAGTAGAAATAGCTCTAGAAATGAGGCTGATAAACACATCTAAGAATACTGGTTGCTTTCTAAAATTCCCAAAGCTCCATCATAAATGTAATTCTTAGTGTTTTAAATGATTGCATTTTAAGGTATATAAATATGGGTTATCCAATATCAATGCTATAGTAACATCCTGAAACAAAACAAGCACAAAGGTATAAATGCCTAAACTGGAGGAAACTTGAAACCCTCATGTTA
This region includes:
- the ARF6 gene encoding ADP-ribosylation factor 6, which codes for MGKVLSKIFGNKEMRILMLGLDAAGKTTILYKLKLGQSVTTIPTVGFNVETVTYKNVKFNVWDVGGQDKIRPLWRHYYTGTQGLIFVVDCADRDRIDEARQELHRIINDREMRDAIILIFANKQDLPDAMKPHEIQEKLGLTRIRDRNWYVQPSCATSGDGLYEGLTWLTSNYKS